The sequence below is a genomic window from candidate division WOR-3 bacterium.
GGGCAAGGTTTTTACCATACTGATTATGTAAGAAGAAATAGCGATGAGAGAAAGAAGAAGAGGGAGGAAAGTAAAGAAAAAAGTGCAGTCGGAGGAAGCTCCGACTAACTTTATTTTTTTAAATAAATTTAATGCTTTCCTTTCTTTTCTTCTTTCTTTCTCTTTTATTCTTGTTCTTTTTCATTAAGTATTGGGAACATGTAAAGATTTATCGCCCAAAAGAGGATTTTTTTGTCTATCCTTCTGAATTTGGGATTGATTTTGAGGATGTCAATTTTTCTTCTCGCGACCACGTTTTGCTTAATGGCTGGTTTTTTAAGGGTATTTCTAAAAAAGTTATTCTTTTCTGCCATGGGAATTTTGGAAATATTTCTTCTGGAATAGAGATTGTTAGAGAATTGAATTTAATGAGATACAACGTTTTTATTTTTGATTACAGGGGTTTTGGGAAAAGCGATGGGATTCCAACTGAGAGGGGTCTTTATTATGATGCTTTAGGGGCCATATCTTATTTAAGAGAAAGAGGTTTTAAAAAAAATGAGATTGTTCTTTTTGGTAACTCTTTAGGAGGAGCTGTTGCTATTTTTGTTGGTAGTGTAATAAGAGACTTAGGTGGAATTATAATAGATAGTACCTTTCAATCTATTCGGAGTCTTAGTTATGATATTTTCGGTTTCCATTTCCCAAGGTTTCTTATCTCCAATCGTTTTGAATCCATTAAAAGAATAAAGAAAATAAGAGCTCCAAAGTTAATCATACATAGTGAAGAGGATGATCTTATTCCTTTCTATCATGGTTTAAAATTATTTGAAGAGGCTTTGCCTCCTAAGCAGTTTCTCAAAGTTAAGGGGTTTCATAATTCTTCTTTTTCTGAATCTAAAGAAACTTATATAAAAGGAATTAAACATTTCATTGAAAGTTTGTGAAAGTGATGAAAGATAATTATAGCCCCTTGCCTTGGGAAGTAAAAGTGATATACTAATCCTTTAAGATGAAAAACCTATTTAACCTTGTTTTTTTTCTTGCTCGGAGATATGTTCGGATTAAAAAGGGGGAGGGGTTCAGATCTTTAATAACACTTTTTGCAGGAGGAGGAATAGGTTTAGGTGTTGCAACGCTTTTGGTTGTTCTTTCTGTGATGAATGGGATGCAGAGTGATCTTAAGAATAAGGTTCTTGGAGGAAGTTCTCCATTAACTATTATGAGGATTGGAGAGGAACCCATTTCTGATTGGGAGGCGGTTGTTGAGAGTGTAAGAGGAAAAGTAAGAGGAGTTAAGGAAGCTTCTCCTTATATTTTAGAAAAAGCTCTTTTAAAGCATAATAAAAGAACAGATGGAGCTTTAGTAAGAGGCGTGGATCCTAATTCGTTTTCTCTTGTTTCAGATATTCCCAAAAATATTAAAATGGGGAATTTTGACCTTTCTGGGAAGAAAGTAATTCTTGGGAACTACTTGGCAGATCGTCTTTGGGCTCAAGTTGGAGACACAATTACTATATCTTTTCCTTTTTCTTTTACTGCAACTCCTTTTGGTTTTATAGTTCCTTCTGGAGATTATGTGCTTGCAGGAGTTTTTGATATGGGTATGTATGAATATAATGCAACTTTAGCCATAATTTCTCTTGAAGAGGCGAAAAAACTATTTGGAATTGATGGGGTTACAGGCGTAGATTTTACATTAGAGAACCCATATAAAGCTCAAGAGATTTCAATTGATATTGTTGGGGAACTTGGTTTTCCTTATAGAGCTATTAGCTGGATGGATAGGAATAGAACTCTTTTAAGGGCTTTGGAAATAGAAAAGAAGGTGATGTTTATAATATTGATCTTAATAATAATAGTGGCTGCTTTTAATATTATTTCTTCTCTTGTTTTGATTGTTCTTGGGAAGATGAGGGAAATAGGAATTCTTAAGGCGTTGGGAGCTTCTGCTTCTTTAATTAGAAGGATTTTTTTGCTTGCTGGTCTTTTAGTTGGGGGAAGTGGAACAATAGGCGGTATTATAATTGCCTGGATTTTATGCTTCCTTTTGGGAAAATACAAATTTATTGATTTACCTTCCGATGTTTATTTCCTTACTAAATTACCAGTGAAAATGCAAATCTTTGATTTTGTTTTGGTGGCTTTTTCTGCTATTATTCTTTCTTTGCTTGCAGCTTTGTATCCAGCTATAAAAGCTTCTAATCTTGATCCTGTGGATGCGATTAGAAATGAGTGAGATAATAAAATTAAATAATGTTAAGAAGAAATTTGTTTCTGGAACTGAAGAAGTAAGAGTCCTGGAGGGAATTAATTTAGAGGTAAGAAGAGGAGATTTTATAACCATAACAGGACCTTCAGGATCTGGGAAAAGCACCCTTCTTAATATAATGGGTGGACTTTTGCATCCTGATGAAGGAGAGGTTTTACTTGAGGGGAAGTCTCTTTATGAATACCAAGATAAAGAACTTGCAAGAATAAGGAATGAAAAAATAGGTTTTATATTTCAGTTTCATCATCTTCTTGTTGATTTTACGGTTTTAGAAAATTTGGCAATCCCTCTTTTGATGAAAGGCAGGGATCTTAAAGAGGCTTATAGAGAGGCAGAAAGATTGCTTTCTATTGTGGATCTTAGGGAAAGGATTTATGCTAAGCCAAGAACTCTTTCAGGGGGGGAATGCCAGAGAGTGGCTATCCTTCGTGCTATTATAACTCAACCCATATTGCTTCTTGCAGATGAGCCCACGGGAGATTTAGATGAAGCTCACGCAGAGGTTGTTTTGAAGATGATTAAAGAGATACATATAGAGAGGGGAATGACTGTTGTTCTTGTTAGCCATAACGAGAGGGTTGCACAAATGGGGAAAAAGATATATAATTTAAGTGGAGGAAGGTTAAGATGAAGTGTGATTTATGTGGTAATAATGAGGCAAAATTTAAGTATTATGAAGTAGATTCTGATAAGGTTCGGGAAATGAATATTTGTGAAGGATGTGCCAGAGAGAAAGGGATTGAAAGTAAAATAGAGGAAGAACCAATAGGAGAGAAAAACAAAGTTTGTGGTAATTGTGGACTTAGCTTTGAGGAATATAATGAGACTAAAACACTGGGATGTCCTGATTGCTATAAGACTTTTAATAAATGGATTAAGATTTCCTTAAAGAAGATTCAGAAGGATGTTGTTCATAGAGGAAAAGAAGCAATTAGAAATTCAAGGATTATGGATGTTAAAAGGGAAATTCAGGAACTAAAGAGGAAACTTGAAAGTTTTGTAGAAAGCGAAAGATTTGAAGAAGCGCTTAAGTTGAGGGATGAAATTGAAAAAAGAAAAAAGGAACTTAAAGCCATTAGGGGTAAAGGTGATTGATTATCTTGTGGATAAATTTCCTTCCTGGATTGAAAAATTAGGCCCTTATTCAGATATGATTCTATTCTCTAAGGTTTCTTTATACCGTAACTTGGGGGGCTATAAATTTAATTTCAAAAATTCGGAGAAGGAAAAGGAGGAAATTTTAGAGTTACTACGAGAAGGATTTTCTGCTCTTCCTTTATTTGAAAATATTATTTTTTTAAGAGAGCTTAATAATAACGAGAGGCAATTTTTGATGGAAAGAGAATTTATTTCAAAAGATTGTTTGAAGAACTTTCATTTTGTTGGGTTGGGTTTAGATGCCTCCCAAGAGAAGATATGTGTTTTAAATGGAAAAGAGCATGTTGAGATTTCTTGTTTTTGCCCTGAATTATTGGTTAGGGATGCTTATACAGAATGTGATAGGTTAGATGATGAATTGAATGAGGAGTTTGGTTTTGCTTATGATGAGGAATTGGGTTTTCTTACTTCTTCAATTGAGAAGCTTGGAACCGGAATGATTGTCTCTTCGGTAGTTCATCTACCTGCCCTTGTTATTACAGGAGAGATTGTAGAGGTTATTGAGGATATTGAGGATTCCCTTTTTCATATTGAGGGAATTTTTAATATTGAAGAAAATGTTGCGGGAAGCTATTTTAGGATTAGTAACAGATTTACTCTTGGGATATCTGAGGAGGAAATATTAGACTTGTTTGAAGGAAAAATAAAGGATGTTATTAAAGAAGAAGTCGCAAGTAGAGAGTATTTAACCCAAAAAGCGGGATATGAAACTGAAGATAAAATTTGTAGGTCTTATGGTATATTGGAGAATGCAAGAATGCTATCTATAAATGAGTTTTTGAATTTATCTTCAGCTGTTAGGCTTGGTTTGAGTTTGGGGATTATAAAAGATATAAATATAAAAGAGTTAAATAAATGGATTTTGCAAGCTTTACCAGGATATATAAGGGTTTTAAATCCAGAAATTAATGACATTAAAGAAGAAAATATTGTTAGGGCAAAATTAATAAGAAGTAATTTAGGAGGAGAAAAATGTTCATAGATGAAGGTTTTACGAAAAAACTTATAGATGTTATAAAGATAGCAAAGGATATAGCTAAAGGAGCAGATTTAGAAGAAGTAACTCCTTTAATTCTTTTTCTTGCTTTGCTAAAACATCGTAACAATACAGCTGTTACAATAATGGATGAGTTGGGGATAGATATTGATATGGCCGAGAGCAGGATTATGAAGTTCCTTAGTATTAATGAGGAAAGAATGAAATCAGATGAACCTATTGGGTTGTCTGAAAGCTGTATCAGCATTATGGAGCAGGCAAAAGAGGAAGCTTTGATGCTTGGTAAACAGGTAATAGGAACCGAACATCTACTTTTGGCATTGCTTAAGTCAAAAGAAAGTAGTTTTGTTAAAATCTTACGGTTAGAACCTCTTGAATATTATTCTGCAAAGAGAATTCTTCTTGACCTTTTTGAGAGAGAAATACCTCAGGATAAAGAAAAGACTAAGTCTTCTGATAGAACTTTAGAGTTTTATACCAGGGATCTTACAGAACTTGCAAGAGAGGGGAAAATTGATCCTGTTATTGGAAGAGAGGGAGAGATTGAAAGAGTTATTCAGACTTTGTGTAGGAGAAAGAAAAATAATCCTGTTCTTGTTGGAGAACCTGGGGTTGGTAAAACTGCAATAGTTGAAGGTCTTGCCCAAAGAATTGTTTCTGGTAGAGTTCCTAAGGTTTTGCAGAATAAAAGAATTCTTTCTTTAGATCTTGCTTCTGTTATTGCAGGAACGAAATATCGTGGGCAATTTGAAAAAAGATTAAAACAGATTTTAGATTCATTAAGAGAATCTAACTATATTCTTTTCATTGATGAGATTCACACTATTGTAGGTGCTGGAGCTGCTGAGGGAGCCATAGATGCTTCTAATATGTTAAAACCTGTTCTTGCAAGTGGAGAGATTCAAACGATTGGTGCAACAACCCATGAAGAGTATAGGAAATATATTGAAAAAGACGGAGCTCTTGAAAGAAGGCTCCAGATGATTATTGTAGAGCCTCCTACGATAGAAGAGACAATAGAGATTTTAAAAGGAATTAAACGTAAATATGAGGATTTTCATAAGGTTATTTATCCTGATGATGTGATTGCTGTGGCGGTTAAACTTTCTGCTCAATACATTCAGGGTAGAAATCTTCCAGATAAAGCTATTGATGTTCTGGATGAGACAGGAGCAAGGGTAAGATTGAGAGAGACAAAGGTTCCTGATGAGATTGTAAAATTAGAAGAGGAGCTAAGAGAAGTTAAGGAGAAATTGGTTAAAGCAAGAGAAGAAGGCAGATATGAGGTTGCGATTGAACTTAGGGATAAGAGGGATGAACTTGAGGAGAAGTTAGAGAGAAGTCTACAAGAATGGGGTAAGTATGGAAGTTTTAAAAGCGTTGAAGTGACAGAAGATGATATTAGAGAGGTTGTTTCCCTCTGGACAGGGATTCCTCTTAAGAGACTGAAAGAGGAAGAAACAGAGCGTCTTCTCTCTATGGAGAAAGAGATCAAAAAGAGAGTTGTTGGACAAGATGAAGCTGTTAAGGTTGTTTCCCAGGCGATAAGAAGAAGTAGGGCTGGTTTGCGTGATATGAGAAGACCTTTGGGTGCTTTTCTTTTCCTTGGACCGACTGGAGTAGGGAAAACTGAGCTTGCTAAGCAACTTGCAAGATTTCTCTTTAATACCGAAGATGCTTTAATTAGAATAGATATGAGTGAATTTATGGAAAGATTCAATGTTTCAAAGTTGATTGGAGCTCCTCCTGGATATGTTGGGTATGAAGAAGGGGGGACTCTTACAGAGGCTGTTAGAAGAAGACCTTATGCTGTCGTTCTTTTGGATGAGATAGAAAAGGCACATCCGGAAGTTTACAATATCCTTCTTCAGGTTTTTGATGAAGGGATTTTAACTGATGCCTGTGGTAGGAAGATTTCTTTTAGAAACACAGTTATAATTATGACTTCAAATATAGGAACAAAGGAAATAATGCAGGGGACTCATTTAGGCTTTAAGAAGAGCGGTAAAATTGAATATGAGGAAATGAAGGAATATCTTCTTGAAGAGATTAAGAACAGATTTAACCCTGAGTTCTTAAATAGAATTGATGAATGCGTTGTTTTTAGGCCTCTTGATAGAAAAATGATGTCTTCAATTGTGGATATATTCTTTGATGAGGTAAAGAAGAGAGTGGAGGAGAAAGGTTTTGAGATCTCTCTTACTGAGGAAGCAAAAGAGTTTCTTATTGAGAAAGGGTTTGATCCAGAGTTTGGAGCAAGACCTTTAAAGAGAATTATTCAGAGGGAATTAGAGGATAAATTGGCGGAGGCTTTCTTAAAGGGAGAATGGAAGGAAGGCAGTAAAATCGTGGTTGCCAGAGAGGGTAATGACTTGATATTCTTTACCTCTCATTCTGTGGCTGAAGTTATCTAAATATATGGGGAAAGTTATTTCGATTGTCAACCAGAAGGGTGGTGTGGGGAAAACTACAACTGCAATAAATTTAGGTGCTGCGCTTGCACTATACAAACAAAAGACCCTAATAATTGATATGGATCCCCAATCAAATGCTACAAGTGGTCTTGGCCTTAGTGGGAAGACCCCAACTGTTTATGATATGCTTTTAAGAGGTAATTCTCCAGAAGAGGTTATACAAAAAACAAGCACTGAAAATCTTTTCATTATTCCTTCTGATATTTCTCTTGTTGGGGCTGAAGTCGAACTTGTGGATGTTCGAGGAAGAGAAATGCAATTGAAAAGGAAAGTAATGCCCCTAAAGAGTGAATATGATTTTATTTTAATTGACGCTCCTCCTTCTCTTGGACTACTTACAGTAAATACTCTTGTGGGTTCTGATTCTGTTCTTATTCCAATTCAAACAGAGTTCTATGCAATGGAAGGACTAAGTAAGCTTTTAAATACAGTCTGGAGCATTCAAAAAGAATTAAATTCTCGATTAACAATTGAAGGAGTCCTTCTAACTCTTTTTGATACAAGGCTAAATCTTGCAAGTGAAGTCACAAATGAGGTTCATAAGTATTTTGGAGATAAAGTATTTGAGGTTATAATTCCAAGAAGCGTTAAGCTTGCTGAAGCTCCAAGCTATGGGAAAAATATTTTCGATTATGACCCGAAGTCAAAAGGAGCTATAGCTTATAAAATGCTTGCAAAGGAGGTAATGCAAAGGAATGGTAAGACGGGCTCTTGGAAAGGGATTTGATGCTTTAATTCCTAAAATTGAAGAAGATAAAGTTCCAATAGACCAGATAATACATTCTCCTTTACAACCAAGGAAAAAGATAAATGATGAGGAATTAGAAGGGCTTGTAGCTTCAATAAAGCAGAATGGAATTTTACAACCCGTTCTTTTAAGAAGATTGGAAGATGGTAAATACGAATTAGTTTATGGACATCGGAGATTTGAAGCAGCTAAAAGAGCAGGGCTTAAAGAAATACCAGCAGTTTTTAGAAAACTTTCAGATAGGGAAGTTTTGGAGCTTGCAATTATTGAAAATATTCAAAGGGAAGATTTGACTCCTCTTGAGGAAGCTTGGGCGTATTACCGATTGAATGTGGAGTTTAATCTAACTCAAGAGGAGATTGCAGAAAGGGTTGGGAAAGCAAGGACCACAATAACAAATAAAATGAGGTTACTTTCTCTACCCGAAGAAGTTAAAGAGGCTTTAAATCTCGGGAAAATAACAGAAGGTCATGCGAGAGCTCTTTTGGGTTTTGGCGATGATAAGAAGAGGATTTTAAAAGAGTTAGAGAAGATAATAAGAGGAGAAAAGACTGTAAGAGAAGTAGAGAAAGCTTCCAAGGGGAAATTAAAGAGGGAAAAAATTCCTCTTGAGTATGAAGAATTGCAGGAGGAACTTATGCATTTTTTTAATTCTGAGGTGCGGATAAAATTGGGAAAGAAAAAGGGACAATTGATAATTGAGTTTTATTCGAATAAAGATTTGGAGAGGATTGTTGGTTTGATAAAAGGGAAATAATGGGAATTATAAAAAAATATACAATTCAAATTGTTCCTGAGGAAGGAGAAATTAAAGAAATAAATTTGTCGCCTAAAATGGTTGTCTTTTGGTTGATTTTGATTTGTTTTATTTTTTTGGGAACAACTTGTTTTCTGGTAATTTTTAGCAAGTTAGCTATGGATAAAGCAGAATATAACTTATTAAAGAAGAAAATTGCTTATCTTGAGAATAGAGAAATTGAAATTAAGAAACTGAATAATAGGATGAGGAAGTTATATGATATGGCTGATAAACTGAATAGGGCTCTTGGTCTCGAACTTTCACTGGAAGAATTCTATGACAATTATAATAAATATAATAAAGAAGAGAGAAAAACACCCTTAGAGGTTGACTCTCCAATGGGTGAGATAGATGAAATAAAAGAAGCTGCTATTTTGCATAATTTTATTCCAGATATTTTGCCAACTCAAGAAGGATGGATAAGTAAGAAGTTTTCTCCGGAACATAAGGCAATTGATATTTCTTTGAAAGAAGGAACGCCTCTTTATTCTACTATAGATGGGATAGTTTTTTCTGTTGAGGAGGACGAATATCTTGGAAAGACATTGGAGATTCGTAATGATGAAGGTTTTGCAATTTTTCTTGGTCATCTTAAAGAAGTTTTGGTGAAAAAAGGAGATAATGTTAAGAAGAATCAACTCATTGCTCTTTCTGGAAGTAGTGGAAAGACCGAAGCTCCTCATCTTCATTATGGAGTAAAAGTGGAGGGCAAATGGGTTGATCCAAGTGATTATTTATTAATTAGGAGGTGATTATGCGACAAGAAGCAATAATGAATGTTTTTCATAAGGGTTCTACTTTGGATGGGACTATGCGAATAAATGGTTCTATAAGAATTGATGGAAAACTTCGAGGAGATATTGATGCAACTGAAGCGGTCATTGTGGGCGAAACTGGTGTTATTGAGGGAAATATTAAGGCCAAAGAAATAAATATTTCTGGAAAATTCACGGGCAAGATTGTTGCTGAAAATTGTGTTGTTCTTCACGCTACAGCGGAGATAAATGGAGATATCAAATGTAAGAAATTGGTGGTTGATGAGGGGGTTGTAATTGATGGTAATATTACGATGAGAGAGAAAGATAGAAGTGCTCAGGGAGAAAAAAGAAAAGAGTAAAATTCGTTCTGTAAATATAAAGGTAAATTATCTTAATCTTGTTCCTACCTCTGTTTTAATAGAGGAAGGTAATACAATTGTTCTTGTCTCTTCCACTATTACAGATACTGTTCCTCCTTTTCTTAAAGGATTAGGGGAAGGATGGATTACAGCACAATATGGAATGTTACCAAAAAGCACAAGTTCAAGAGTGAATAGAGAGAGACAAGGACTCTCTGGAAGAATTTATGAAATTCAAAGGCTAATTGGGCGTTCATTAAGACAAGCTTTTGATTTAAGTTTACTTGGGGAAAAAACAATTATTGTGGATTGCGATGTGATTCAAGCTGATGGGGGAACAAGAGCAGCTTCAATAACGGGAGGAATGGTGTCTTTGTATGAACTTTTTAGAGAAATGGTTGTAATGAAAGAAATTGAAAAAATCCCCTTGGTTCGTTGGATAGCAGCGATTTCTGTTGGAATTGTTGATGGGGAGATTTTTGTTGATCTTAATTTCGAGGAAGATTCAAATGCAGAAGTCGATGCTACTCTCGTTATGGATGAAGAGGAAAATCTAATAGAGGTTCAAGCTTCAGGAGAAAAGAGACCTTTCACAGAGGATGAGCTTAAAGAGATGATAAAGATAGGGAGAGAAGGGATAAAGGAACTTATTGCTAAACAGAAAGAAGCACTTGGAATAAGATGAGTTTGGGTTCTTTTCTGTGGCTCCAAATTTAGAGAATATTAATTCTAATGGAACGAAGATTTGGAAAGAAGAAGTAAGAAGCAACAACATAAGGCTTGATGTTTATCTTTCGCAAACCCCACTTCCTTTTAGTAGAAGTAAAATAAAAAAGAAAATTCAAGATAAGGAGGTTCTTGTGAATGGTAAGGTTGCCAAACCTTCTTATCTTGTTAAGAAAGGGGATATAATTGAGGTTATTTATAAAGAACCAAGACCTTTTGAGATAAAACCTCAAAATATCCCTATTTCAATTATTTATGAGGATGAGGATATAATTGTTTTGAATAAGCAAAAAGGAGTTGTTGTTCATCCTGCAAAAGGGAATCTTGAAGGAACTCTTCTTAATGCCCTTTTATATCATTGCTCCACTCTATCAAAGGGAGTAAGTAAAGAGAGACCCGGAGTTATTCATAGATTAGACGAAGATACCACTGGAGTTATAGTTTTTGCAAAGAATGAGGAAGTTCATTCTAAAATTGCGGAGCAGTTTAGAAAAAGGGAAGTAGATAAGGTTTACCTTGCAATTGTATGGGGAACACCTCCAATGGAGGAAGGAGAAATAAGTTCTCCAATTGGAAGAAATTTTTTTGATAGGAAATTGATGGCTGTTACTCCTTTAAGTTCTAAGGATTCTCTTACTCGTTTTAAAATCTTACATTCCTATGGGTTTGCTTCAATTCTTAAGGTTAATTTGGAAACAGGTAGAACCCATCAGATTAGAGTTCATCTTTCTCATTTTGGATACCCTGTAATTGGGGATCCTGATTATGGTGGAAGAGACAAGAAAATATTAAGGAGTATAGGTCTTGACTACCATGATGTATTTAATAAAATAATGGAAATTATGGATAGACAAGCTCTCCACGCTGTAGCGGTTGAGTTTTTCCATCCAAGAAAGAAAAAAAGGATGCGTTTTGTGGCTCCAATCCATCCTGATATGAAGGAACTAATAAAATTTTTGAATGAGATAGAGAGAAAAAGATAAATGGATTTAATAATTGTTGAGTCTCCTACAAAGGTAAAGACAATAACAACTTATTTAAAAAAGACAAAAGTGCTTGCCACGATGGGTCATATTAAAGATCTACCAAAAAGTAGAATGGGGATAGATATTAATGATGGTTTTAGACCGGAATACAAAATAATAAAAGGTAAAAAGAAAATTATTAAAGAGATAGTAGAGGAAAGTAAAAAAAGTGATAGGGTTTTTATAGCGACAGATCCCGATAGAGAAGGTGAAGCCATTGCATATCATATAGCAGAAGAACT
It includes:
- a CDS encoding RluA family pseudouridine synthase gives rise to the protein MAPNLENINSNGTKIWKEEVRSNNIRLDVYLSQTPLPFSRSKIKKKIQDKEVLVNGKVAKPSYLVKKGDIIEVIYKEPRPFEIKPQNIPISIIYEDEDIIVLNKQKGVVVHPAKGNLEGTLLNALLYHCSTLSKGVSKERPGVIHRLDEDTTGVIVFAKNEEVHSKIAEQFRKREVDKVYLAIVWGTPPMEEGEISSPIGRNFFDRKLMAVTPLSSKDSLTRFKILHSYGFASILKVNLETGRTHQIRVHLSHFGYPVIGDPDYGGRDKKILRSIGLDYHDVFNKIMEIMDRQALHAVAVEFFHPRKKKRMRFVAPIHPDMKELIKFLNEIERKR
- the rph gene encoding ribonuclease PH, coding for MLREKKEKSKIRSVNIKVNYLNLVPTSVLIEEGNTIVLVSSTITDTVPPFLKGLGEGWITAQYGMLPKSTSSRVNRERQGLSGRIYEIQRLIGRSLRQAFDLSLLGEKTIIVDCDVIQADGGTRAASITGGMVSLYELFREMVVMKEIEKIPLVRWIAAISVGIVDGEIFVDLNFEEDSNAEVDATLVMDEEENLIEVQASGEKRPFTEDELKEMIKIGREGIKELIAKQKEALGIR
- a CDS encoding polymer-forming cytoskeletal protein, whose protein sequence is MRQEAIMNVFHKGSTLDGTMRINGSIRIDGKLRGDIDATEAVIVGETGVIEGNIKAKEINISGKFTGKIVAENCVVLHATAEINGDIKCKKLVVDEGVVIDGNITMREKDRSAQGEKRKE
- a CDS encoding ATP-dependent Clp protease ATP-binding subunit codes for the protein MFIDEGFTKKLIDVIKIAKDIAKGADLEEVTPLILFLALLKHRNNTAVTIMDELGIDIDMAESRIMKFLSINEERMKSDEPIGLSESCISIMEQAKEEALMLGKQVIGTEHLLLALLKSKESSFVKILRLEPLEYYSAKRILLDLFEREIPQDKEKTKSSDRTLEFYTRDLTELAREGKIDPVIGREGEIERVIQTLCRRKKNNPVLVGEPGVGKTAIVEGLAQRIVSGRVPKVLQNKRILSLDLASVIAGTKYRGQFEKRLKQILDSLRESNYILFIDEIHTIVGAGAAEGAIDASNMLKPVLASGEIQTIGATTHEEYRKYIEKDGALERRLQMIIVEPPTIEETIEILKGIKRKYEDFHKVIYPDDVIAVAVKLSAQYIQGRNLPDKAIDVLDETGARVRLRETKVPDEIVKLEEELREVKEKLVKAREEGRYEVAIELRDKRDELEEKLERSLQEWGKYGSFKSVEVTEDDIREVVSLWTGIPLKRLKEEETERLLSMEKEIKKRVVGQDEAVKVVSQAIRRSRAGLRDMRRPLGAFLFLGPTGVGKTELAKQLARFLFNTEDALIRIDMSEFMERFNVSKLIGAPPGYVGYEEGGTLTEAVRRRPYAVVLLDEIEKAHPEVYNILLQVFDEGILTDACGRKISFRNTVIIMTSNIGTKEIMQGTHLGFKKSGKIEYEEMKEYLLEEIKNRFNPEFLNRIDECVVFRPLDRKMMSSIVDIFFDEVKKRVEEKGFEISLTEEAKEFLIEKGFDPEFGARPLKRIIQRELEDKLAEAFLKGEWKEGSKIVVAREGNDLIFFTSHSVAEVI
- a CDS encoding alpha/beta hydrolase; translated protein: MLSFLFFFLSLLFLFFFIKYWEHVKIYRPKEDFFVYPSEFGIDFEDVNFSSRDHVLLNGWFFKGISKKVILFCHGNFGNISSGIEIVRELNLMRYNVFIFDYRGFGKSDGIPTERGLYYDALGAISYLRERGFKKNEIVLFGNSLGGAVAIFVGSVIRDLGGIIIDSTFQSIRSLSYDIFGFHFPRFLISNRFESIKRIKKIRAPKLIIHSEEDDLIPFYHGLKLFEEALPPKQFLKVKGFHNSSFSESKETYIKGIKHFIESL
- a CDS encoding peptidoglycan DD-metalloendopeptidase family protein translates to MGIIKKYTIQIVPEEGEIKEINLSPKMVVFWLILICFIFLGTTCFLVIFSKLAMDKAEYNLLKKKIAYLENREIEIKKLNNRMRKLYDMADKLNRALGLELSLEEFYDNYNKYNKEERKTPLEVDSPMGEIDEIKEAAILHNFIPDILPTQEGWISKKFSPEHKAIDISLKEGTPLYSTIDGIVFSVEEDEYLGKTLEIRNDEGFAIFLGHLKEVLVKKGDNVKKNQLIALSGSSGKTEAPHLHYGVKVEGKWVDPSDYLLIRR
- a CDS encoding ABC transporter permease produces the protein MKNLFNLVFFLARRYVRIKKGEGFRSLITLFAGGGIGLGVATLLVVLSVMNGMQSDLKNKVLGGSSPLTIMRIGEEPISDWEAVVESVRGKVRGVKEASPYILEKALLKHNKRTDGALVRGVDPNSFSLVSDIPKNIKMGNFDLSGKKVILGNYLADRLWAQVGDTITISFPFSFTATPFGFIVPSGDYVLAGVFDMGMYEYNATLAIISLEEAKKLFGIDGVTGVDFTLENPYKAQEISIDIVGELGFPYRAISWMDRNRTLLRALEIEKKVMFIILILIIIVAAFNIISSLVLIVLGKMREIGILKALGASASLIRRIFLLAGLLVGGSGTIGGIIIAWILCFLLGKYKFIDLPSDVYFLTKLPVKMQIFDFVLVAFSAIILSLLAALYPAIKASNLDPVDAIRNE
- a CDS encoding ParB/RepB/Spo0J family partition protein, with translation MVRRALGKGFDALIPKIEEDKVPIDQIIHSPLQPRKKINDEELEGLVASIKQNGILQPVLLRRLEDGKYELVYGHRRFEAAKRAGLKEIPAVFRKLSDREVLELAIIENIQREDLTPLEEAWAYYRLNVEFNLTQEEIAERVGKARTTITNKMRLLSLPEEVKEALNLGKITEGHARALLGFGDDKKRILKELEKIIRGEKTVREVEKASKGKLKREKIPLEYEELQEELMHFFNSEVRIKLGKKKGQLIIEFYSNKDLERIVGLIKGK
- a CDS encoding UvrB/UvrC motif-containing protein, whose amino-acid sequence is MKCDLCGNNEAKFKYYEVDSDKVREMNICEGCAREKGIESKIEEEPIGEKNKVCGNCGLSFEEYNETKTLGCPDCYKTFNKWIKISLKKIQKDVVHRGKEAIRNSRIMDVKREIQELKRKLESFVESERFEEALKLRDEIEKRKKELKAIRGKGD
- a CDS encoding AAA family ATPase; translated protein: MGKVISIVNQKGGVGKTTTAINLGAALALYKQKTLIIDMDPQSNATSGLGLSGKTPTVYDMLLRGNSPEEVIQKTSTENLFIIPSDISLVGAEVELVDVRGREMQLKRKVMPLKSEYDFILIDAPPSLGLLTVNTLVGSDSVLIPIQTEFYAMEGLSKLLNTVWSIQKELNSRLTIEGVLLTLFDTRLNLASEVTNEVHKYFGDKVFEVIIPRSVKLAEAPSYGKNIFDYDPKSKGAIAYKMLAKEVMQRNGKTGSWKGI
- a CDS encoding ABC transporter ATP-binding protein — encoded protein: MSEIIKLNNVKKKFVSGTEEVRVLEGINLEVRRGDFITITGPSGSGKSTLLNIMGGLLHPDEGEVLLEGKSLYEYQDKELARIRNEKIGFIFQFHHLLVDFTVLENLAIPLLMKGRDLKEAYREAERLLSIVDLRERIYAKPRTLSGGECQRVAILRAIITQPILLLADEPTGDLDEAHAEVVLKMIKEIHIERGMTVVLVSHNERVAQMGKKIYNLSGGRLR